A window of Desulfomonile tiedjei genomic DNA:
ACACGATTCCATGTGTGTCCGCCTGTTTGACCGCGAACCCTTGAAAGAATTTCTCGTAAACCGTATTAAGAAAGGTCTGCTGCTGGCTATAGTCGTCGAGCGTATCGGCCCTTTTTTCAAGTGCGCCGTAAAAGCGGTCCAACCGTTTCAGAAATTCTTCCCTACTGAATTTTCTTGATGTAAGCGCGTGAATGACCCGTTCGATCTCACGGGCAATTATGTTCCGATCCGTGAAATCAGGATTGTGAAACACCTTTCGAAAGATCCGCTCAGTCAACAAATGTTGCACAAGCATTTCTTCAACCGCGGCATCTGACAGATTGGGGTTGATAGATGTGCGGCATACGTCGGCAAAGGCGTTGAATGCCTGGACAAAACCCTTGTTTTCCTTACGTTCGACCTCGATGAGTTCGACGACCGTGGACGCAATAGCCGGGATGTCAGACTTGAACTCTTCAACCGCGACTTCCCAATCCCGTTGGCTCTCGGACCGGTACGCAAACAGCTCCTTTACGACATAAACCAACGTGCTCGGTTTGGTAATATCTTCATCAAGTATTGGTCGGCTGTCCTGATATAGAATGGCTCTGTGCGGGCTTTGGAAGAGAATATTGCTCTTTGGGTAGCCTTTCTCGAATTTCTTCTGCACTTCTGCGGGGAGGTCGTCCTTTAGGTCCTTGGCTTCCCAATAAGCCTGCGGGATTTTGAAAGTATCCACCGCCGCGCCGTCAATGCTGAGTGGACGCTGGCCTTTTCTGGTGTACTTGTACTCTCCGATGAAAGTCCACCCACGCTTTCGGCTGCAATGCTCCAACAATCTTTGGAAGGCACTGCGTACCGCTGTTTCGTGCGTGACGCCCAGCTTGGCAAACTCTTCGAGACCTGCGTAATAGTCTTTGACAGCTTTGGTATTGGTCTTGAGATCCAGGTTGATCATGAGCGCCCGACGCGCCTCCTTGGCAGCACCGCCGTTTCAAGCCTCATATTATGATGGATTATGGCAGGGGACAAGCCTTATTCGACTTTATGGGGACGTGCGCTGAGAATTACGGTTCGAAGCGTGCCTAGAAGGCCACCGGCAGGCTGGAAAGCCTGCCCCACAAGGAAGAGAATCCCCTTCCCTTGACGGGAGGAGTTAGAGGCGTGTGTTTGTAAGCAAACCCCAATGCGTTTCTGCATGACCTACGCAAAATGTTCACGGCCGCGCCCGGTCTTGGAGTGGCGTCTTGGCCCAGATCCTTCTTCCGCTGCCGCGGAATACCCTGTTAGAAGTGGCTTCAAAACCCCTTAGCCGGAGTGGACACCGGAGTTTCGCGCACCACACCATTATCGCCTGCGGTGACAATGGTCCAAAATTATGGGAGTTTTTGGGGAGGGGTCTGGGGAGGCCCTTTTTGCAAAAAGGGCCTCCCCAGAAGATCTTACCGAAGCGCCTTTTTGTCCACTTTGCCCGCCGCGGTAATGGGGATTTCTCTGAATTCAACCACGCGGGGGACTTTGTACGGGGCCATTTGTTCTCGGGCGAAGGCCAGGACTTCCGATGTGACTTGGTCGTCGAGCTTGTTCGCGTACGCAGGGCTTTTTTGCACCACCAGCTTTACCATCTCGGTTTCGGGGCGCTCCGGATTGGGCACGCCGATGACTGCGCACACACCCACCGCTGGGTGCTCGTAGAGTTTCTCTTCGACTTCTCGAGGGAACACCTTGAATCCGCCCACGCTGATCATGTCTTTCTTGCGGTCCACTATGGTGACGTACCCGTCTTCGTCCATGGTCCCGATGTCGCCGGTGTGCATCCAGATTGTTCCGTCGTGTTCCCGTAGCGCCAGCGCAGTCTCCTCCGCCTTGTTGTGGTAGCATTTCATTATTTGAGGACCTGCGCCGACGATCTCGCCTTCCTCGCCCACAGGAACGTCTCGGGTGCCTGTTTCCAGGTCCATGATTCTGATCCTGGTCGACGGCATAGGAAGCCCCACGGTCCCGATTTTCTTGAGTCCTTTTCTGGGATTGCAGGTCAGCAGCACGCAGGTCTCGGTCATGCCGTACAGCTCGATCACTTTTCCCGTACCGACTACATTTTCGAATTGCTTGATGGCCTCTACCGGAAAGGGAGCCGCTCCGGAAATGCAATGTTTGAGACCCGAAAAGTCGAGCTTGTGAAATCCGGGCTCCTTGAGCAGCATGAGATAGAGCGACGGCACATTGGCAAGCCAATGCGGGCCATATTTGGCTATTTCTTTTACTATGTGCTTGGTGTCACGGGGGTTTGGAACGAGCACCTGGGTAATGCCGAACGACAACCCCGTAATGGCCGTGAATAGACCTGCTATATGAAACATGGGATATGCTGAAAGCAGCACATCTTTTCCTTCTTCCACCTGGAGCCATTTATGGAACTGGGTCACGTTTGCCAGCATGTTCCGATGCGGACAAACAGCTCCCTTGGGCACACCCGTGGTGCCACCGGTGTACTGGATGAACGCGGGGTCCTCTATGGTAAGCGGAATCGCCGGAGGATTCGGCGAATAGCGCGACAGCACTTCCTTGAACGGGATGACCTTTTTCTCGGGAATTGGCTGTATTTGACCGGTCGGGACCTTTTTCAACCACTTCGCCAGGACCTGTTTGTAGCCGGGCAAGAAATCCAGCAAACCCGTGGGACAGACCAGCTCCAAGCTTTTTAGCCGGTCCGCTACCCCCAAAAGACGGTGCTGGAACAGCGCGTCCATCACCACAAAAGCGCGAGCGCCGCTATCTTCCAATTGGTGGGCCATTTCTCCGGCTGTGAGGAGCGGCGAGATCCCTGAAACCGCGCAGCCGGCCTTGAGACCACCGATCAGCGTTATGAGGTACTGCGGTGAGTTGGGAAGGCTCACTGCAACCGCGTCGCCCTTCCCAATACCGTGATCCGCGAGACAAGCAGCGAACCGGTCCGACGCGGCCATCAACTGCTCGAAACTCAGCGTCACCCCCAGAAAGTGCAACGCAGGCCGATCCGCATGCTCCCGCCGGACCTTCTCGAAGCATTCAGTCAGAGACTCGTCCTCAAGCTCAATCTCCGGCTGGACCCCCGGATCATAAGACCTCAGCCAGAATTTGCCATCATACACCATGGCCCCCTCCCTTCTGCTTGAAAATGCTCCGGAAAAGCCCCTTCATTGCGACAAGAAGCCCCCCGAGTCCCCAATGACTAGGCCTCCGAACGTGTGAGCCCCGAACAGGCTCCGTGATTGTAGCCCGGCAAAGACCTCCGGATTCCTGCCCCGGTTTTCACCGGGGTAAACTTGAGGATCGCAGGAATGACGGAACGTAGTCCCAGCAAATCAGACAAAAACTATGACAATCGTTATGGATAAATCTTGGCTATCGGTTGCAACGAAGAACTATCCGGCTCGGCTGAACGGCTGGCGTCGGGTGGGGGAGCCGCTTTGGCCGCCGAGAAGGCATCCTTGTGGTCCTTCATAAGGCCCGTTAGAGGCTGGGCCGTAGTCATGTGGATGAAAAAGACACTGTTAAGATACTTGAAGCATACCGCTCCACATGCTCTCGGTCAACAAAGATCTTTGACTTGGTATGTCGCACTGACGGGTGTCTTTCAGTAACCTGCGGAGTATACGGAAACGGCTTTAGGAACAATCCAAGGGGACATCGGAGGGGCCACGCTTGCTCATGGCCCGTTTGCGACCTTGATGATTTGAAGCGATAGTTCGCTCAATATTGGTCAAAAGTAGAGGTGCTACTTTGTAATTTGTTTACAGGCCTCGCTCGACAATAATCGATTTTGAGAAGGCGCTCGGAGGTCTACGGCTGGAATCCGGTTCAGGGCCGAAGCCCTGGGCCGAGGGGCAAAAAAGGCCATGCTGCAACAGGGCCTTTTTGAATTCTACTGGTCGGGACGACTGGATTTGAACCAGCGACCCCGGCATCCCGAATGCGAACTAGACCCTAACTATATCAAACGTTTGCTCCAAATCATCAACGATTTCAAGCCACCTCAGTCCAACTCAATCCTATTCAATCCGTTTCAATCCGTCAACTTGTGCGCAATACTTTGAAGTCGTTTCAGTTCAGAAAAACCTGAACTTTTACTGAACAAGATTCTGGACCGGACAAATATGCCATTCTTGCCGCCGCGCGGTTATCAAAGGAGGGAATCATATTGAGGCATCAAGCGGACAGCTGCATTTGCAAGATTCTGTGTTAAACTAATAGTGAATTTCTCCTCGGAGGCAAAGACCATGCCCCAGACACCAGCAACGGTTGAAGAAAGCCGAATCTCCGACGCGATTGAAAGGGTAAGCACTGAAAGCGAGCGGTTGATTATTGTCCGAGACGGGAAAGGAGTTGCCGCAATAGTCCCTCTCGATGACCTGGAATCGCTGGAAGAACTTGACGAGATACTCGACCAGGCCGATATTCCCGAGCTTGAAGCTGCTCGCAAAGAGGCTCAAGAGAAGGGCACGATTCCCTTGGCTGAATTCATGGCCCGGCTCCGACTCTGATGTCTTCAGAGACCTACCAGATTGAACTTTCGCCGGCCGCGCAACGTCAAATCGGCAAGCTCCCCCATGAAGAGCAGGCCCGCCTCGGCATGGCTATCAAATCGTTAGAAATGGACCCCCGCCCGCCAGGCTCAAAGAAGCTGAAAGGATACTCCGATACCTACAGGCTCCGCATCGGGAAATATCGCGTCCTTTATGACGTCTATGACCGGGTTTTGTGGGTCCTGATTCTCAAAGTAGGGCATCGGAAGGAAGTCTACCGTGGTGAATCAATCGGCAAGTCCCTGAGAGACCTCATAGAGCGCAAGCTCATGAAATAGCGCGTTGGATGCTGGGGACACCATACTTAATTCGCTTCACTTTAGGGCGCGGCGCAATTCGGGGGAAACCACGCCTATTTCTGACGGGTTTGGCGGTCGGAAGTGCAGGAGAAAACCGGACGGGTTTCAATGTGGCGTGGCAAAGATGAAAAACCGTCTAATCCTCTTGAGCAAATCGACGGCGTTATCTTTCTTTCAGTGGTCGGGACGACTGGATTTGAACCAGCGACCCCTGCATCCCGAATGCAGTGCTCTACCAGGCTGAGCCACGTCCCGACTCCGCCAAATTACAGGCTTTCTGCGCTCGTGTCAAGGGACGAATTGCTTGAAAAACGTCCGCTGGCTAACAGAAACCAAAACGACTGGTCTCACAATGGTCCGCTTTGCTTCTGCTTTGCGGGAGTAAAAAGGATCTGCCGGACAATCTTGGCCAATGCTGAGCCTCGCCGGACTTGCCCATTACACAATCCTAAAGTGATTCTCAAAAGTTTTCGCGGAATGAAGCCACAGTGGTGCCTGGGTCAACGGCGGCCTATTGGCCGCCGCAAATTACGGGGGCGAGTCAAGCTGAAGCTGGCAGAGGCATCCGCAAGCCAATTCGTGATTACTTTCGAGAACAGGTATAACCGCCGGCTCGAGGATCGATCAGTGGGGGTTCTGCGAAATTGGTTATCAAGAGCCATGATTATCATTGACGGAAAGGCAGCAATTGCATTACCCTAAACAAAGGGGGACTACTCGTCAACTCAGCGAGGTTGCTTACCAACCTATTCCTCACATGACACCGGCATGACCCTCTTGAAAAAGTAGGGAGCAATGGGCTCAACAGCCCACATAATAAATTCCAAGCTGGTTCGTCTCGAAAGAACTCTAGTTCCGGGTTTCATACGATAAACGCTATTTGACTGCCGTATTCTAGAGGCTTGTACGAGGGGAGAGGACAAAGCCGTGATTGCCTTGCTTATCAGGATCAGCCTTTCCCCTGGAATGACGACGGACTCATACGAGTTCCGTCCCACGCGAACCATCCGGCATAGCAGGCGTAAAGCGACCAGGATACGAATGGATCGAGCATATACTGGTAGTCGAAAATTCATGGTCAGAGGAGGATGTCACCATGCCATCAATCTCGAGTATAAAACAACCAACGCAGCCCCCATATAGGCGGTTGCGCGCCTTCGCTTTTGACCCGATCCTCAGCCGTCGAATCGAGAGCTACGATATCAATCAAATCACTATCAATCTCCCTTGGGAAAATAACGTGATGGTGGGGCCGGTGGACGATTACCTGGAAGTCGTCGACTACGACCCGGCAAGCCAGGTTTTTTACGCACCGGTGAACCTGACCGATGAGCATTTGCTCGCTCAAGACGGGCTTCCTCCGTCGGAAGGCAACCCCCAGTTTCACCAGCAAATGGTGTTCGCCGTAGCTCGAACCACTATCAGTCACTTCGAGCAGGCTCTGGGACGCCGATCTTTGTGGTCACATCGAGGGTTCAAGGAAGACGGGTTCGTGAGGACTGAGTTCGTGGAACGCTTGCGCGTCTATCCCCACGCTCTGCGAGAGGCCAATGCCTATTACAGCCCCGTCAAGAAAGCCTTGCTCTTTGGCTACTTTCCTGCCTCAACCACCAATCCCGGAGAAAACATGCCCGGCGAGATAGTGTTTGCATGCCTTTCACACGACATAGTCGCCCACGAGACGACCCACGCATTGCTGGACGGCCTGCACCGGCGATTCATTGAGGCAACCAACAATGATGTTCTGGCCCTGCATGAAGCCTTCGCCGACATTGTAGCCCTATTCCAGCACTTCACTTACCCGGAGGCGTTGCGACGACAAATCGCCCGCACTCGCGGGGACCTTCAAAGCCAGAATCTTCTAGGTGAGCTTGCTTTCCAGTTCGGACAGGCCATTGGACGCTACGGTGCTCTGCGCAGCGCACTCGGACACCATGACCCCGAGACACAGGAGTGGATTCCGGAGAAACCTGACCCTGGGATGCTCCTACGCACCACCGAACCGCATGAGCGGGGAAAGATCCTAGTTGCCGCCGTTTTTGAAGCATTTCTGACCATTTACAAGTGGCGAATCGCCGACCTTCTGCGCATCGCCAGCGGGGGGTCCGGTCAACTTTCCCCGGGCGAACTGCACCCCGACCTGGTCGAAAGGCTGGCGCAAGAGGCGGCCAAGACGGCCGGGCATGTCCTTCACATGTGTATCCGCGCTCTCGACTACTGTCCACCTGTTGATGTTGATTTCGGCGATTACTTGCGGGCTTTGATCACCGCGGATGCGGACCTTGTAATGAACGATCGGTACAACTATCGGCTTGCTATGGTCGAAGCGTTCCGCCGACGCGGCATCTACCCTAATGACGTGAGCAGCCTGTCCGTAGACAGCCTCTTATGGCACTCACCGGATAGCAACGAGCAAAAGGCTTTCCTCAAGGTGTTTCGCAACCCTGCTAGACTGCGTAAGCTTGTTCCCGATTGGGGACTGACGACGAGCCGCAAGAAGATCTTTGAACAAGCCAGGAGGAGCCAAAAACTGCTTCATGGGTGGTTTACCGATGCAAGTGGGAGCGAGGCCGCCAACGTCGCCCGGATAGTGCTCGACAGAAATGCACCCGAGGCCTTCCATAGGGATAGGGAAGGCGTCCCGTCGCTGGAAATTCACTCGGTGCGGCCTGCCCGTCGGATCGGACCGGGAGGCCAAACTGTTACCGAGTTGGTAGTTGAGATGACCCAGCGCCGTAAAGGGTACTATGATCCTGAAATTCAGGACAAGGTAGATCGAGGTGTGTTCGCGCCCCGCGATCGGCCTGCGCCGGACTTTTGGTTCCGGGGCGGATGCACTCTCTTGGTAAACCCGGACAACGCAGAGGTCAGGTATTGCATCCAAAAGAGGATACGGAGCGACACTCGCCTGGAACGCGTGCGTAGATATCTTACCAGAGGGGCAAGTCCATCTCTCCGCGCCACCTACTTAGGCGATCCGGTGAAAACTTCTTCCCGGAGCTTTTCCAGGAAAAGTCAGGACCTGGAGCAAGGGGCCGCCGGGGAGCCTTTTGCCTTTCTCCATCGTTCCTTCGGGCTAGAGGAGGTGGAATAATGGCTCCAAAAAATATAAGTCAGCCGGTAATGCAACCGCCCGAATCGGGCGTTACAGTTCGCATGTACAACCCTGGTTTCGGGGACTGCTTTCTCCTGGCTTTGCGAGCCAAGGACGGCAGCGCGCGTTATATTCTCATTGATTGCGGAGTCCACCACCGGTATCCCGGAGGAAAGGAGAGAATGCGGCTGCTTGCCACGGATATGGCGAAAGCAACCGGAAATCATCTCCACGTTGTCGTGGCCACGCATGAACACACCGATCATTTGTCCGGATTCGAATATGGAAAGGATGTCTTCGACAACATCGAAATAGACGATCTCTGGCTGGCCTGGACAGAGGACCCTACGGACCCGGTCGCCAAGCATTTGAAGCAAATCTATGGAATACAGATTAGAGCGGTGGCAGCGGCTGTCAATCAGCTCAGGCTCGCCAATGCACCGTCGGCTGCGGCGCTCCAGGCAGTCCTGGACTTTGAGTTCCCGAATGCCTTGACCTCTGCACTGGGTGTCAAAGCAAGCCCGCTGGAGTACCTGCGCACAAAGACACGGAATAAACTCCACAGGCCGGAAGACTATCGCCGCCCGGGGGAAGAGCCGCTCATCGTGCCTGGCGTAGAGGGCGTAAAGGTCTACGTACTCGGACCTCCCAGAGACGAAGAGTATATCAAGAAGTTGCAGGCTGAGAGTGAATTCTACCCTGATGTTGCGGCCATAATCGGGGCAGGATCGTTCACCGCGGCAGCGTTGGCTTCTGTGGGTACTGTTTTCGAGGACGACAAAGATAGGCAGCTCTTCAGGCGAAGTTGCCCTTTTGATGAGTCTGTTGAAATCGCCAGAGATTCAGCAGGCAGGCATCCAAATTATGGGCGATTCTTCAGTAAATACTATGGCTTCTCAAATACCGGCACAGATGGCGCGGAGTGGCGCCGCATCGACACCGACTGGTTAGGTGCCGCCGAGCAACTGGC
This region includes:
- a CDS encoding AMP-binding protein, with translation MVYDGKFWLRSYDPGVQPEIELEDESLTECFEKVRREHADRPALHFLGVTLSFEQLMAASDRFAACLADHGIGKGDAVAVSLPNSPQYLITLIGGLKAGCAVSGISPLLTAGEMAHQLEDSGARAFVVMDALFQHRLLGVADRLKSLELVCPTGLLDFLPGYKQVLAKWLKKVPTGQIQPIPEKKVIPFKEVLSRYSPNPPAIPLTIEDPAFIQYTGGTTGVPKGAVCPHRNMLANVTQFHKWLQVEEGKDVLLSAYPMFHIAGLFTAITGLSFGITQVLVPNPRDTKHIVKEIAKYGPHWLANVPSLYLMLLKEPGFHKLDFSGLKHCISGAAPFPVEAIKQFENVVGTGKVIELYGMTETCVLLTCNPRKGLKKIGTVGLPMPSTRIRIMDLETGTRDVPVGEEGEIVGAGPQIMKCYHNKAEETALALREHDGTIWMHTGDIGTMDEDGYVTIVDRKKDMISVGGFKVFPREVEEKLYEHPAVGVCAVIGVPNPERPETEMVKLVVQKSPAYANKLDDQVTSEVLAFAREQMAPYKVPRVVEFREIPITAAGKVDKKALR
- a CDS encoding type II toxin-antitoxin system Phd/YefM family antitoxin, with product MPQTPATVEESRISDAIERVSTESERLIIVRDGKGVAAIVPLDDLESLEELDEILDQADIPELEAARKEAQEKGTIPLAEFMARLRL
- a CDS encoding type II toxin-antitoxin system RelE/ParE family toxin encodes the protein MSSETYQIELSPAAQRQIGKLPHEEQARLGMAIKSLEMDPRPPGSKKLKGYSDTYRLRIGKYRVLYDVYDRVLWVLILKVGHRKEVYRGESIGKSLRDLIERKLMK